One genomic window of Halictus rubicundus isolate RS-2024b chromosome 12, iyHalRubi1_principal, whole genome shotgun sequence includes the following:
- the Tyn gene encoding trynity, which produces MGSSAIGMTASMAASLTLLTFAAVFQAALARTAFEKLTDYDYRGTTYYSIRNLSLYECQGWCREEAACQAVAFSFVVNPLAPMQDTLCQLQNETAATNPAAQPQRAANMYYMTKLQIRSDNVCLRPWSFERVPNKMIRGLDNALIYTTTKEACLAACLNEHRFTCRSVEYNYVTLQCHLSDSDRRTTIQYVQFVDAQGVDYFENLCLKGKEACKSQRVFQIPRIGVADDKVAQYAGLHYYTDKELQVQSESACRLACEIENEFLCRSFLYRGAPQEAAYNCQLFHLDHWTLPDGPSTYLNAERPLIDNGERVGTYFENYCEKVGGPMADPLPVVFETTEDPTINNLTRNDINCDKTGTCYDVSVDCKDTRIAVQVRTNKPFNGRIYALGRSETCNIDVINSDLFRLDLTMSGQDCNTQSVTGIYSNTVVLQHHSVVMTKADKIYKVKCTYDMSSKNITFGMMPVRDPEMISITSAPEAPPPRIRILDSRSREVETVRIGDKLTFRIEIPEDTPYGIFARSCVAMAKDSKSTFQIIDDEGCPKDPVIFPSFTPDGNALQSVYEAFRFTESYGVIFQCNVKYCLGPCEPAVCEWGRESVESWGKRRRRSVSNTTAEKAEDMTLSQEILVLDFGDEKQSAFLKSDSSIDFNEADKTVTIVEPCPTKTSVLMLGVTCALLVLIYISTIFCYYMKKWMSPHKMMP; this is translated from the exons ATGGGCTCGTCCGCGATCGGCATGACAGCGAGTATGGCTGCGAGCCTGACGCTCCTGACCTTCGCCGCGGTCTTCCAGGCTGCTCTGG CTCGTACAGCGTTCGAGAAGTTGACAGACTACGACTACCGTGGAACAACCTACTACAGCATACGTAATCTGTCGTTGTACGAGTGTCAGGGATGGTGCAGAGAAGAAGCGGCCTGTCAAGCGGTCGCGTTCTCCTTCGTGGTGAACCCGTTGGCGCCTATGCAGGACACCCTGTGTCAGCTGCAGAACGAAACTGCAGCGACGAATCCTGCGGCGCAACCGCAACGAGCTGCGAACATGTACTACATGACCAAGCTCCAGATTCGATCGG ACAACGTGTGCCTGCGACCTTGGTCCTTCGAGAGGGTGCCGAACAAGATGATTCGCGGTTTGGACAACGCGTTGATCTACACGACCACGAAGGAGGCTTGTCTCGCGGCCTGCTTGAACGAGCATCGATTCACCTGCCGATCCGTCGAGTACAACTACGTGACCTTGCAATGTCACCTGAGCGACTCCGATCGACGAACCACGATACAGTACGTGCAGTTCGTCGACGCCCAGGGCGTGGATTACTTCGAGAACCTCTGCTTGAAAG GAAAAGAGGCTTGCAAGTCGCAGCGGGTCTTCCAGATCCCGAGGATCGGCGTGGCCGACGACAAGGTCGCGCAGTACGCGGGCTTGCATTATTATACCGACAAGGAGCTGCAGGTCCAGAGTGAATCGGCTTGCAGATTGGCCTGCGAGATCGAGAACGAATTCCTCTGCAGATCGTTCCTCTACCGAGGCGCCCCTCAGGAAGCGGCTTACAACTGCCAGCTGTTCCATCTGGACCACTGGACTCTTCCCGACGGACCCTCTACGTACCTGAACGCTGAGAGACCTCTGATCGATAACGGGGAGAGGGTCGGGACCTACTTCGAGAACTACTGCGAGA AGGTTGGCGGACCAATGGCTGATCCACTTCCGGTGGTGTTCGAGACCACGGAGGATCCTACGATCAACAATCTTACCAGAAACGACATAAACTGCGACAAGACTGGCACCTGCTACGACG TGTCTGTGGACTGCAAGGACACGCGGATCGCGGTGCAGGTGCGCACGAACAAGCCTTTCAACGGTCGTATCTACGCGCTGGGAAGATCGGAAACGTGCAACATCGACGTGATCAACAGTGACCTCTTCAGGCTCGACCTGACGATGAGCGGCCAGGACTGCAACACCCAGAGCGTG ACTGGCATCTACTCGAACACGGTCGTCCTTCAACACCATTCCGTGGTGATGACCAAGGCCGATAAGATATACAAGGTGAAGTGCACCTACGACATGTCCTCGAAGAACATCACCTTTGGGATGATGCCTGTCAGGGACCCGGAAATGATCAGCATCACCAGCGCGCCGGAAGCCCCTCCACCAAGGATCCGCATTCTCGACAGCAGGTCCAGGGAGGTCGAGACCGTTCGCATCGGAGACAAGCTCACCTTCAGAATCGAAATCCCGGAAGACA CTCCCTACGGCATATTCGCCCGCAGCTGCGTCGCCATGGCCAAGGACTCCAAGAGCACCTTCCAGATCATCGACGACGAAGG ATGCCCGAAGGATCCAGTGATCTTCCCCAGCTTCACACCGGACGGAAACGCGCTGCAGTCCGTCTACGAGGCGTTCAGATTCACCGAGTCCTACGGCGTGATCTTCCAGTGCAACGTCAAGTACTGTCTAGGACCCTGCGAGCCG GCTGTCTGCGAATGGGGACGCGAATCGGTAGAGTCCTGGGGCAAGAGACGTCGAAGGAGCGTCTCGAACACGACGGCGGAGAAGGCGGAGGACATGACGTTGTCCCAGGAGATTCTGGTCCTCGATTTCGGAGACGAGAAGCAGTCGGCCTTCCTGAAGAGCGACTCCAGCATAGACTTCAACGAAGCCG ATAAAACGGTGACCATAGTGGAGCCCTGCCCGACCAAGACGTCCGTGCTGATGCTCGGAGTAACCTGCGCCCTGCTGGTCCTCATCTACATCTCCACGATCTTCTGCTACTACATGAAGAAGTGGATGTCGCCTCACAAGATGATGCCTTGA